In Arthrobacter sp. B3I9, the following are encoded in one genomic region:
- a CDS encoding ABC transporter permease encodes MAVQPLSVDMRRLTRVGSRPKFLDYLVQLWDYRQFIFYDARARVQSGTRRDRLGSAWLLLNPIFNGLTYYLIFGLLLNTSRGIENFLGYLVVGIFVFQFSSGAITSGARSIRNSKSVVQAFNFPRAALPIGANVRELLAAVPLILAMLLIVVVLPPAEKITWLWVLVVPAIMLQSLFNLGVGLILARIIARVHDVTHLLPFMLRAWMYCSAIFYTYDRFINNPEMLTAIKLNPLFNVIDIIRDCVLYARVPPWQSWAILAVWALGTLAVGLVFFWKGEESYGRG; translated from the coding sequence GTGGCTGTACAGCCCCTCTCCGTGGATATGCGGCGGCTGACCCGTGTCGGTTCGCGGCCTAAGTTCCTGGACTACCTTGTTCAACTCTGGGACTACCGGCAGTTCATCTTTTACGACGCCCGGGCCCGGGTGCAGAGCGGTACGCGCCGCGACCGCCTCGGCAGCGCCTGGTTGCTCCTCAACCCCATCTTCAACGGGCTCACTTACTACCTGATCTTCGGCCTGCTGCTGAATACCAGCCGGGGTATCGAGAATTTCCTGGGGTACCTGGTAGTGGGAATCTTCGTATTCCAGTTCAGCTCCGGGGCCATCACCTCCGGTGCCCGCTCCATCCGGAACAGCAAGTCCGTGGTGCAGGCATTCAACTTCCCGCGGGCCGCCCTCCCCATCGGCGCGAACGTGAGGGAGCTGCTGGCCGCCGTGCCGCTCATACTGGCGATGCTGCTGATCGTGGTGGTTCTGCCGCCGGCCGAGAAAATCACCTGGCTGTGGGTCCTGGTGGTACCGGCCATCATGCTGCAGTCCCTGTTCAACCTCGGCGTCGGCCTCATCCTGGCCCGCATCATCGCCCGGGTCCACGACGTCACCCACCTGCTTCCCTTCATGCTCCGGGCCTGGATGTACTGCTCCGCCATTTTTTACACGTATGACAGGTTCATCAACAATCCCGAGATGCTGACCGCCATCAAACTTAATCCACTGTTCAACGTGATCGACATCATCCGGGACTGTGTCCTTTACGCCAGGGTTCCACCGTGGCAGTCGTGGGCAATCCTTGCCGTCTGGGCACTGGGCACGCTTGCTGTGGGGCTGGTCTTCTTCTGGAAGGGGGAGGAATCCTATGGACGCGGGTGA
- a CDS encoding ABC transporter ATP-binding protein, with protein MDAGEREILIEGHPCVVVDGVEMRYRVASTATVEAEAKLSKRRFLRRAVSKPNMVTVQALKNLSLVVERGESVGIIGRNGSGKSTLMKLISGQSKPTSGAVYASSTPIMLGVNAALVQDLSGDQNVVLGCLAMGMSRAEVEEKFNSIVELSGLEKSIHLPMKSYSSGMASRLRFAIAASVDPEILLVDEALNTGDAQFGDRSKRRMDELREQAGCVFLVSHNLGTIKDMCTRVIWLDNGDLIMDGEPEVAVKAYEDFTRHLSKGNNISASKILDEAKANLVATEVRERSSRGRG; from the coding sequence ATGGACGCGGGTGAACGCGAGATACTCATCGAAGGGCATCCCTGCGTGGTGGTGGACGGGGTTGAGATGCGGTACCGCGTGGCGTCGACGGCAACCGTGGAGGCTGAGGCGAAACTGAGTAAGCGCCGGTTCCTGCGCCGGGCCGTGAGCAAGCCCAACATGGTGACTGTGCAGGCCCTGAAGAACCTGTCCCTCGTCGTCGAACGCGGTGAGTCGGTGGGGATCATCGGCAGGAACGGCTCCGGCAAGAGCACGCTCATGAAGTTGATCAGCGGCCAGTCCAAGCCTACGTCGGGGGCCGTTTATGCTTCGAGCACCCCCATCATGCTGGGTGTCAACGCTGCGCTGGTCCAGGATCTGTCCGGTGACCAGAACGTCGTCCTCGGCTGCCTGGCCATGGGGATGAGCCGGGCCGAGGTGGAGGAAAAATTCAACAGCATCGTGGAACTCTCCGGCCTGGAAAAGTCCATCCACCTGCCCATGAAGTCGTACTCCTCAGGTATGGCCTCACGCCTGAGGTTTGCCATCGCCGCGAGCGTCGACCCCGAAATCCTCCTGGTGGATGAGGCCCTCAACACGGGCGACGCCCAGTTCGGAGACCGCAGCAAGCGGAGGATGGATGAACTCCGCGAGCAGGCTGGCTGCGTCTTCCTCGTCAGCCACAACCTGGGCACTATCAAGGACATGTGCACCCGGGTAATCTGGCTGGACAACGGCGACCTGATCATGGACGGTGAGCCGGAGGTGGCCGTCAAGGCCTACGAGGACTTCACGCGTCACCTTTCCAAAGGCAACAACATCTCAGCCAGCAAGATCCTCGACGAGGCGAAAGCAAACCTGGTGGCCACCGAGGTGCGCGAACGGTCGTCGCGGGGCCGAGGCTGA
- a CDS encoding 1-acyl-sn-glycerol-3-phosphate acyltransferase produces MKEPAKSHITFVITAGIVRPVMNVLMRKKWEGLEKLPAGGFIAVPNHTTEIDPLVFGHMLYNQKRMPRFLAKSGLFKVPVLGAVLRNTKQIPVERSSSGANRSLQIAKEVVDEGGAIIIYPEGTLTRDPELWPMKGHTGAARMALESGIPVVPMAHWGAHEVFPRYAKRMHLFPRKTSRVIVGEPVDLSAFAGRPLDRATLSEATNVIMDAITELVATLRGEKPPAVRWDPSAHNQSTHGRFVERGEAGPRQAARDGGASDENIGDSTE; encoded by the coding sequence GTGAAGGAACCGGCAAAGAGCCACATCACCTTCGTCATTACCGCCGGGATCGTCCGGCCCGTGATGAATGTCCTGATGCGGAAGAAATGGGAAGGCCTCGAGAAGCTCCCGGCAGGGGGCTTCATCGCCGTGCCCAACCACACCACCGAAATCGATCCGCTCGTGTTCGGGCACATGCTCTACAACCAGAAGCGGATGCCGCGCTTCCTGGCCAAGTCCGGGCTCTTCAAAGTCCCGGTCCTGGGGGCTGTTTTGCGCAACACCAAGCAGATCCCGGTGGAACGGTCGTCGTCGGGCGCCAACCGCTCGTTGCAGATTGCCAAGGAAGTTGTTGATGAGGGCGGCGCGATCATCATCTATCCCGAGGGAACGCTGACCCGCGACCCGGAGTTGTGGCCGATGAAGGGCCACACCGGAGCCGCGCGGATGGCGCTGGAGAGCGGTATCCCCGTGGTGCCGATGGCCCATTGGGGTGCCCACGAGGTCTTCCCCCGCTACGCCAAGCGGATGCACCTCTTTCCGAGGAAGACGTCCCGCGTGATCGTCGGTGAACCGGTGGATCTGAGTGCCTTCGCCGGGCGCCCGTTGGACAGGGCGACTTTGTCCGAGGCAACGAACGTCATCATGGATGCCATCACCGAGTTGGTCGCCACACTTCGCGGAGAAAAGCCGCCGGCTGTACGCTGGGATCCGTCCGCGCACAACCAGTCCACGCACGGCCGCTTCGTCGAACGCGGCGAGGCCGGTCCGCGCCAGGCTGCCCGTGATGGCGGCGCATCAGACGAGAATATTGGGGACAGCACCGAATGA
- a CDS encoding glycosyltransferase family 4 protein, with translation MRLRHTAGTRQARATSADAGMRITLLTHSYWPEHSPPQRRWTAMIKAFSHAGWDVDVVTPVAHYPFGRRALPRRMAGQPFQLQRGQFTEKIMRVPYLRHGNSRAARLVDQGYSAMLSVPAGMLLQKPDVVIVTAPALPSLAAGYVLAKLRRVPLIVEMRDAWPDLARDARLVQGSVKSLAEHVVEFVQQRADLVVTVTEGFAETLRTRGIRNVATVSNGLNLDAIPVMDAPELERPVFEALYLGNHGESQRLDVAIRAAALVGDSMHLHLVGHGTQRPALEKLARELKAPVTFHAPLHGEAMMERYASADTCIVSLRDDWKSFETTVPSKTYEVLAVGRHVTAMVRGEAARIVADAEAGDIVASDPEAMAALWRELAADRGRLVRNGDSRQWVKAHAEYEQLASRYMDLITDLLGKAPVVPQ, from the coding sequence ATGCGGTTACGACACACCGCCGGGACAAGGCAGGCCCGCGCTACATCCGCCGACGCCGGAATGCGGATCACTTTGCTGACCCACTCGTACTGGCCCGAGCACAGCCCGCCCCAACGCCGGTGGACCGCCATGATCAAGGCGTTTTCGCATGCGGGCTGGGACGTGGACGTTGTGACGCCCGTGGCGCATTACCCCTTCGGCCGGCGGGCCCTCCCGCGGCGGATGGCCGGCCAGCCCTTCCAGCTGCAGAGGGGGCAGTTCACCGAGAAGATCATGCGCGTCCCCTACTTGCGGCACGGCAACTCGCGCGCTGCCCGCCTGGTGGACCAGGGCTACTCGGCGATGCTTTCCGTTCCGGCCGGAATGCTTTTGCAGAAGCCCGACGTCGTCATTGTCACGGCACCGGCGCTGCCGTCCCTCGCCGCCGGCTACGTCCTGGCTAAGCTGCGCAGGGTCCCGCTGATCGTCGAAATGCGCGACGCCTGGCCGGACCTCGCCCGGGACGCCCGGCTTGTCCAGGGGAGCGTCAAGAGCCTCGCCGAGCACGTTGTTGAGTTCGTGCAGCAGCGGGCGGACCTGGTGGTCACCGTGACCGAGGGATTCGCCGAGACTCTCCGTACCCGGGGAATCCGGAACGTCGCGACCGTCAGCAACGGACTAAACTTGGACGCCATCCCCGTGATGGATGCCCCGGAGCTGGAACGTCCCGTCTTCGAGGCGCTGTACCTGGGAAACCACGGTGAAAGCCAGCGGCTCGATGTTGCCATCCGGGCCGCCGCCCTGGTGGGCGACTCGATGCACCTGCATCTGGTCGGCCACGGCACCCAGCGCCCGGCGCTGGAGAAACTCGCCCGTGAGCTGAAGGCGCCCGTAACGTTCCACGCCCCGCTGCACGGCGAGGCCATGATGGAGCGCTATGCGTCCGCGGACACCTGCATCGTCTCGCTGCGCGACGACTGGAAATCCTTCGAGACCACAGTTCCGTCCAAGACCTATGAGGTCCTGGCGGTGGGCCGCCACGTGACGGCCATGGTCCGAGGGGAGGCGGCACGGATCGTGGCCGATGCGGAAGCCGGGGATATCGTGGCCAGCGATCCTGAGGCAATGGCCGCCCTGTGGCGCGAACTTGCCGCGGACCGGGGACGCCTCGTCCGCAACGGCGACAGCCGCCAATGGGTCAAGGCGCACGCCGAATATGAGCAGTTGGCCAGCCGTTACATGGACCTCATCACTGACCTCCTCGGCAAGGCGCCCGTCGTTCCGCAATGA
- a CDS encoding D-alanine--D-alanine ligase family protein, with translation MSEENLSTEGRTARSRPRVAVLFGGRSSEHAVSCVTAAGVLGAIDQTKYEVIPIGIAKTGQWVLVSGDTQEWSLSASLLPEVAPSEQTVALAEIGGEHQLIVASPNEVPQELGSVDVVFPLLHGPFGEDGTIQGLLELSDTRYVGAGVLASAVGMDKHFMKVVFESAGLRVGPYIAVTDRQWRTDPEMVRKRVDQLGFPVFVKPARAGSSMGISKVDSLDGLDAAIEAAREHDPKLVIEAGIVGREIECAVLEGRGTEPPRTSMPGEISVAGGGHEFYDFNAKYVEDDAAALSCPADLPEEAITRVRELAAVAFDSVGAEGLSRVDFFYTPDGELIINEINTMPGFTPKSMYPQMWKASGLGYAELIDELIYLALHRRTGLR, from the coding sequence GTGTCGGAAGAAAACCTGAGCACTGAGGGGCGCACTGCCCGGTCACGACCACGGGTGGCGGTGCTGTTCGGCGGACGCTCCAGCGAGCATGCGGTGAGTTGCGTGACCGCGGCGGGCGTCCTCGGCGCGATCGACCAGACCAAGTACGAGGTCATCCCCATCGGCATCGCCAAGACCGGCCAATGGGTCCTGGTTTCGGGCGACACGCAGGAGTGGTCGCTGTCAGCGTCCTTGCTGCCCGAAGTAGCCCCCTCGGAACAGACCGTGGCGCTGGCCGAGATCGGCGGCGAACATCAACTGATTGTCGCCTCCCCGAACGAGGTTCCCCAGGAACTGGGTTCCGTGGACGTGGTCTTCCCGCTGCTTCACGGGCCGTTCGGTGAGGACGGCACCATCCAGGGGCTGCTGGAGCTCTCCGACACGCGTTACGTCGGCGCCGGGGTCCTCGCGTCCGCCGTCGGGATGGACAAGCACTTCATGAAGGTGGTGTTTGAATCCGCCGGACTTCGGGTGGGACCCTACATCGCCGTGACCGACCGGCAGTGGCGCACCGATCCTGAGATGGTCCGCAAGCGGGTGGACCAGCTCGGCTTCCCGGTGTTCGTGAAGCCGGCCCGTGCCGGATCCTCCATGGGCATTTCCAAGGTGGATTCCCTGGACGGCCTGGACGCGGCCATCGAGGCCGCCCGCGAGCACGATCCCAAGCTCGTCATCGAGGCAGGCATCGTGGGGCGCGAGATCGAATGCGCCGTCCTGGAGGGCCGGGGGACCGAGCCTCCACGTACGTCAATGCCCGGCGAGATCTCCGTGGCTGGCGGCGGTCACGAGTTCTATGACTTCAACGCCAAATACGTGGAGGACGACGCCGCCGCGCTCAGTTGCCCGGCCGACCTCCCCGAAGAGGCCATCACCCGCGTCCGCGAACTCGCCGCCGTCGCCTTCGATTCCGTCGGCGCTGAAGGACTCAGCCGGGTCGACTTTTTCTACACCCCCGACGGCGAACTCATCATCAACGAGATCAACACCATGCCCGGCTTCACGCCCAAGAGCATGTACCCGCAGATGTGGAAGGCCTCCGGCCTCGGCTACGCGGAACTGATCGATGAGCTGATCTACCTGGCCCTGCACCGCAGGACCGGACTGCGGTAA
- a CDS encoding LCP family protein, with product MAFDTEQQTVGGGEPQNNRKRHTGRNVLLGFVAFFLVAASVAGVFAYNLAHSFDSKAQKIDNAFPEESTRPEAAEAKGATNMLLLGSDSRAASVDDAAAGGPSDQRSDAMMWVHIPADRKGIYIMSIMRDTWVDIPGHGESKMNSAMAYGGIPLTVQTLEGMFDTRLDNVAIIDFEGFKAMTDALGGVEVNVPVAFNTKQFSFPAGKQQLTGEQALAFVRERKAFNDGDYQRVKNQQVFLKAILSRFLTAETLTNPGTISKLVDTVSPYVSVDSSLDAGKAAGLAVGLRDVRASDVTSFTLPTRGIGTSSDGQSIVLRDDAAIAEIRDALKNDTLGAYLQKSGAASKP from the coding sequence ATGGCTTTTGACACCGAGCAGCAAACCGTAGGCGGCGGCGAGCCGCAGAACAACCGGAAACGGCACACCGGCCGCAATGTGCTGCTGGGGTTCGTGGCGTTCTTCCTCGTGGCCGCCTCCGTGGCCGGCGTGTTCGCCTACAACCTCGCCCACAGCTTCGATTCCAAGGCGCAGAAGATCGACAACGCCTTTCCCGAGGAATCGACGCGGCCTGAAGCAGCAGAGGCGAAGGGCGCCACCAATATGCTGCTGCTGGGAAGCGACAGCCGGGCGGCGAGCGTGGATGACGCGGCGGCAGGCGGTCCGAGCGACCAGCGTTCAGACGCCATGATGTGGGTCCACATTCCGGCGGACCGGAAGGGCATCTACATCATGTCCATCATGCGCGACACCTGGGTTGATATCCCGGGGCACGGCGAGTCCAAAATGAACTCCGCCATGGCCTACGGCGGCATACCCCTGACCGTTCAGACACTGGAGGGCATGTTCGATACCCGCCTCGACAACGTGGCGATTATCGACTTCGAGGGTTTCAAAGCCATGACCGACGCCCTGGGCGGCGTCGAAGTCAATGTTCCTGTTGCCTTCAACACCAAGCAGTTCTCGTTTCCCGCGGGCAAGCAGCAGCTGACGGGGGAGCAGGCCCTGGCCTTCGTCCGTGAACGCAAGGCATTCAACGACGGCGACTACCAGCGCGTCAAGAACCAGCAGGTGTTCCTGAAGGCCATTCTGTCCCGGTTCCTTACGGCCGAAACCCTCACCAACCCCGGGACCATCAGCAAACTGGTCGACACGGTTTCGCCGTACGTCAGCGTCGACTCATCGCTGGACGCCGGAAAAGCCGCGGGCCTCGCCGTTGGGCTCCGCGACGTCAGGGCGTCGGATGTCACGAGCTTCACCTTGCCGACGCGGGGGATCGGGACCTCGTCCGACGGTCAGTCGATAGTGCTCCGGGACGACGCTGCGATTGCTGAAATCCGGGATGCCCTGAAGAACGACACTCTCGGCGCGTATCTGCAGAAGTCCGGCGCAGCCTCCAAGCCGTAG
- a CDS encoding NAD(P)H-dependent glycerol-3-phosphate dehydrogenase has translation MTVNLEPATSARTVAVLGAGSWGTTFAKVVADAAIASGDERRIRIWGRRAEVVEQINTLHKNEQYLKDIVLPSSITASTDVAEVFDGAELVILAVPAQTLRPQLREWKHLLAPGAFVVSLMKGLELHSDARMSEVICEELEIGPERVAVVSGPNLAMEIAREEPTASVVACSDSEAAGWIARSCTAPYFRPYTTTDVIGVEIGGIVKNVIALAVGICEGKRMGDNTKASVITRGLAETSRLTLALGGEARTMAGLAGLGDLVATCSSPLSRNHTAGRLLGKGLTLEQVTAEMNQTAEGIKSSQAVHELAGKLDVEMPITAAVVAVLAGKLSVDELGPLLLSRDLKPEGDY, from the coding sequence ATGACGGTTAATCTTGAGCCAGCAACATCCGCCAGAACTGTTGCCGTCCTCGGCGCCGGTTCCTGGGGGACAACCTTCGCGAAGGTCGTCGCTGATGCCGCCATAGCGTCCGGCGACGAACGCCGGATCCGCATCTGGGGCCGGCGCGCCGAAGTGGTGGAACAAATCAATACGCTGCACAAGAACGAGCAGTACCTCAAGGACATCGTCCTGCCGTCCAGCATCACCGCATCGACCGACGTCGCAGAGGTTTTCGACGGCGCCGAGCTGGTCATTCTCGCCGTTCCGGCCCAGACCCTGAGGCCGCAGCTGCGGGAATGGAAGCACCTCCTGGCTCCCGGGGCCTTTGTCGTGTCCCTCATGAAGGGGCTCGAGCTGCACTCCGATGCCCGCATGAGCGAGGTCATCTGCGAGGAACTGGAGATCGGACCTGAGCGGGTTGCCGTCGTCTCCGGCCCCAATCTGGCCATGGAGATTGCCCGGGAGGAACCCACGGCCTCGGTGGTGGCGTGCTCCGATTCCGAGGCCGCCGGCTGGATCGCCCGCAGCTGCACGGCACCGTACTTCCGCCCGTACACCACCACCGACGTGATCGGCGTCGAAATCGGCGGAATCGTCAAGAACGTCATCGCCCTGGCTGTCGGGATCTGCGAAGGCAAGCGGATGGGCGACAACACCAAGGCCTCCGTCATTACCCGCGGCCTGGCCGAAACCTCCCGCCTGACGCTTGCCCTGGGCGGGGAAGCCCGCACCATGGCCGGGCTCGCCGGGCTGGGCGACCTCGTGGCAACCTGCTCCTCGCCGCTGTCCCGGAACCATACAGCCGGCCGGCTGCTGGGCAAGGGCCTCACCCTCGAGCAGGTCACTGCCGAGATGAACCAGACGGCTGAAGGCATCAAGTCCAGCCAGGCGGTTCATGAGCTTGCCGGAAAGCTCGACGTCGAGATGCCCATCACGGCCGCCGTCGTCGCCGTTCTGGCCGGAAAACTGTCCGTCGATGAACTGGGGCCGCTGCTGCTGTCCCGGGACCTGAAACCCGAAGGCGATTACTGA
- a CDS encoding DUF3515 domain-containing protein, whose product MMHPFRALASARPLRLLAIAAASAAALTACAPVVDVTPAKNSADAACAPMMVALPDTIGEAKLRKTNSQGTAAWGDPSLVILRCGVNVPGPTTDRCVTVNGVDWVIKEGDPVWTLTTFGREPATEILMDPDKISSATVLADLSAPASKIKATRGCVGQEDLQNLPTSK is encoded by the coding sequence ATGATGCACCCGTTCCGCGCTTTGGCTTCCGCACGTCCGCTCCGACTTTTGGCGATAGCAGCGGCCTCCGCCGCCGCACTTACCGCCTGCGCGCCGGTTGTGGACGTCACTCCGGCGAAGAACAGCGCGGACGCTGCCTGTGCCCCCATGATGGTCGCGCTGCCGGACACCATCGGCGAAGCCAAGCTGCGTAAGACCAACAGCCAGGGAACGGCCGCCTGGGGGGATCCCTCGTTGGTCATCCTGCGCTGCGGCGTCAACGTCCCGGGGCCCACCACCGACCGCTGCGTCACGGTGAACGGCGTCGACTGGGTTATCAAGGAAGGCGATCCGGTGTGGACGCTGACCACCTTCGGACGTGAACCGGCCACCGAGATCCTGATGGACCCGGACAAGATCAGTTCGGCAACCGTCCTGGCGGACCTGTCCGCCCCGGCGTCAAAGATCAAGGCCACCCGCGGCTGTGTGGGCCAGGAAGACCTGCAGAACCTTCCGACCAGCAAGTAG
- a CDS encoding glycosyltransferase family 4 protein, with the protein MIQVLRNSRLAAHTAGQHLTDDPMVLVLQLSRRLPAALVRPLARFTCAVAPELSTAVPVLLASLMRGDEDDVVRRLRLAADRNVTGEKARKLADIALVANKPELSASFLSSAGGAAGFKPAQARRLWHNGDLSEAVAALDGSGPAGRRQQARLAGEAALYTGRAPSLGRQDFTPVPGRVLHLLTNSLPHTASGYAQRSHSIMIAQQEAGWEVLAVTRLAYPVQVGKLLAQGTDVVDGVRYRRLLPSRLAPTMDARLQQQAEELLKVVLEFKPSVLHTTTHFVNGLVVRAVAEAVGIPWVYEVRGQLADTWAATRGPQARASEKYRLFQERETDVMRAADLVVTLGHAMKANIVAAGIPAEKVLIAPNAVGGPFLEEPLDTAGARRELGLAEDGLYIGTVSSLVGYEGLDDLVRAFAVLAPKFPQLRLLIVGDGVAGPALREQVRELGLADKAVFTGRVPRALTPLYHQALDVFVVPRKNLDVTRAVTPLKPVEALASARPVVGSDLPALREIIDDGGNGLLVPAASPGELTDAIAVLLSDGGRRESMGRAGRATVLAERTWAANALALATRYAGLHHDHEENE; encoded by the coding sequence ATGATCCAGGTCCTAAGAAACTCCCGGCTCGCTGCACACACGGCAGGGCAACACCTCACGGACGATCCGATGGTGCTTGTCCTGCAGTTGTCCCGCCGGCTCCCGGCGGCGCTGGTGCGTCCCCTCGCCCGCTTCACGTGCGCGGTTGCCCCGGAGCTCTCCACGGCTGTGCCGGTTCTGCTTGCGTCGCTTATGCGCGGAGACGAGGACGACGTCGTCCGCCGCCTCCGGCTTGCCGCTGACCGCAACGTCACCGGAGAGAAGGCGCGGAAGCTGGCAGACATCGCACTGGTCGCCAACAAGCCGGAACTGTCCGCCTCCTTTCTGTCCTCCGCCGGCGGTGCCGCCGGGTTCAAACCCGCGCAGGCCCGCAGGCTGTGGCACAACGGAGACCTCTCGGAAGCCGTCGCCGCCCTCGACGGGTCCGGCCCGGCCGGACGGCGGCAGCAGGCCCGGCTGGCGGGAGAAGCTGCCCTGTATACGGGCCGGGCTCCCTCCCTGGGCCGGCAGGACTTCACGCCGGTTCCGGGCCGCGTGCTGCATCTGTTGACCAATTCCCTGCCGCACACCGCCAGCGGCTACGCGCAGCGGTCCCACTCCATCATGATTGCCCAGCAGGAGGCGGGCTGGGAGGTGCTGGCCGTCACGCGGCTGGCGTACCCGGTGCAAGTGGGGAAGTTGCTGGCGCAGGGTACCGACGTCGTCGACGGCGTCCGGTACCGGCGCCTCCTGCCGTCGCGGCTGGCTCCGACGATGGATGCGCGCCTGCAGCAGCAGGCCGAGGAACTGCTGAAGGTCGTGCTGGAATTCAAACCCAGCGTCCTCCACACCACCACCCACTTCGTCAACGGATTGGTGGTGCGGGCGGTGGCCGAGGCAGTGGGCATCCCGTGGGTGTACGAGGTCCGCGGGCAGCTGGCAGACACTTGGGCGGCCACGAGAGGGCCTCAGGCCCGGGCCAGCGAAAAGTACCGGCTGTTCCAGGAACGGGAAACCGACGTCATGCGGGCCGCGGACCTGGTGGTGACCCTGGGTCACGCCATGAAAGCCAACATCGTGGCCGCGGGCATCCCCGCGGAGAAGGTCCTCATCGCCCCGAATGCCGTCGGTGGACCTTTCCTCGAGGAGCCGCTGGACACCGCCGGCGCGCGGCGTGAGCTGGGGCTGGCCGAGGACGGACTCTACATCGGTACCGTCAGCAGCCTTGTCGGTTACGAAGGGCTGGACGACCTTGTCCGGGCCTTCGCGGTCCTGGCTCCGAAATTTCCCCAGCTGCGCCTGCTGATAGTGGGGGACGGAGTGGCGGGCCCGGCCCTGCGGGAACAGGTCCGCGAGCTGGGACTTGCCGACAAGGCGGTTTTCACCGGCAGGGTGCCGCGCGCCCTGACGCCGCTGTACCACCAGGCCCTGGACGTGTTTGTGGTCCCCCGGAAAAACCTGGACGTGACCCGGGCGGTAACTCCGCTCAAGCCCGTGGAGGCTCTTGCGAGTGCCCGCCCGGTGGTCGGGAGCGACCTGCCCGCACTCCGGGAGATAATAGACGACGGCGGCAATGGACTATTGGTTCCCGCCGCATCACCGGGCGAACTTACAGACGCGATCGCCGTGCTGCTCTCAGACGGGGGCCGCCGGGAATCGATGGGGCGCGCAGGCCGCGCCACAGTCCTGGCCGAAAGGACCTGGGCCGCCAACGCCCTGGCCCTGGCCACACGTTACGCTGGGCTGCACCATGACCATGAGGAGAACGAGTAG